Proteins encoded within one genomic window of Manis pentadactyla isolate mManPen7 chromosome 4, mManPen7.hap1, whole genome shotgun sequence:
- the MPL gene encoding thrombopoietin receptor, with the protein MPSWAFLVVTSCLLLASQNLAQVTSQDASLLASDSEPLSCFSRTFEDLTCFWDEEEAAPNGTYQLLYAYPGEKPRACPLSSQNMLPFGTRYVCQFPAQDEVRLFFSLHLWVKNVLLNQTLTQRVLFVDSVGLPAPPSNIKVMGGSQPGELQISWEAPAPAIGDFLRHELRYGPEDSRNTTGPTVLQLLSSETCCPALWRPNPAPALDQPPCVQPMMPQQDGPEKTSPTREAPSPAVMGGSCLISGLQPGTSYWLQLRSQPDGISLHGSWGSWSLPVTVDLPGDAVEIGLQCFTLNLKNTTCQWKQQDQASSQGFFYHSRARCCPTDRDTTWEKCEEEEKNPGLQPSQFSRCHFKSRNDSVIHILVEMTTAQGVHSYLGSPFWIHQAVVIPTPNLHWREVSSGQLELEWQHSSSWASQETCYQLRYTGEGHQDWKVLEPPLGAQGETLELRPRSRYRLQLRARLHGPTYQGPWSAWSDPVRVETASETAWISLVTSLLLVLALSVLLGLLLLRWQFPAHYRSLRHALWPSLPDLHRVLGQYLTDATALSPPKTTVSDAYEEVEPSLLEILPKSSEKTPLPLYSSQAQMDYRGLPTSCLGTMPLSMCPSMVETGSYCTTHIANHSYLPLSCWQAPCSHSPGQIQTL; encoded by the exons ATGCCCTCCTGGGCCTTCTTGGTGGTCacctcctgcctcctcctggcCTCCCAAAACCTGGCACAAGTCACCAGCCAAG ATGCCTCCTTGTTGGCCTCGGACTCAGAGCCCTTGAGCTGTTTCTCTCGAACATTTGAGGACCTTACTTGCTTCTGGGATGAGGAAGAGGCAGCACCCAATGGAACATACCAGCTGCTATATGCCTACCCAGG GGAGAAGCCCCGTGCCTGCCCCCTGAGTTCCCAGAACATGCTTCCCTTTGGAACCAGATACGTGTGCCAGTTTCCAGCCCAGGATGAAGTTCGCCTCTTCTTTTCCCTGCACCTCTGGGTGAAGAATGTGTTGCTGAACCAGACTCTGACCCAGCGGGTGCTCTTTGTGGATAGTGTGG GCCTGCCAGCTCCCCCCAGTAATATCAAAGTCATGGGTGGGAGCCAGCCAGGAGAACTTCAGATCAGCTGGGAGGCCCCAGCTCCTGCAATCGGTGATTTCCTGAGACATGAACTCCGTTATGGTCCTGAGGATTCCAGGAACACCACTGGTCCCACAGTCCTGCAGCTCCTGTCCTCAGAAACCTGCTGCCCAGCTCTATGGAGGCCCAATCCAGCCCCAGCTCTGGaccagcctccatgtgttcaacCCATGATGCCCCAACAGGATGGACCAGAGAAGACCTCCCCAACTAGAGAA GCTCCATCTCCAGCAGTGATGGGTGGAAGTTGCCTCATCTCAGGGCTCCAGCCTGGCACCTCCTACTGGCTCCAGCTGCGCAGCCAACCTGATGGGATCTCTCTCCATGGCTCCTGGGGATCCTGGTCACTCCCTGTGACTGTGGACCTGCCTGGGGATGCAG TGGAAATTGGACTGCAGTGCTTTACCTTGAACCTGAAGAACACTACCTGTCAGTGGAAGCAACAGGACCAGGCTAGCTCCCAAGGTTTCTTCTACCACAGCAGGGCACGATGCTGCCCCACAGACAG GGACACCACCTGGGAGAAGtgtgaagaagaggagaaaaatccAGGATTACAGCCCTCCCAGTTCTCCCGATGCCACTTCAAGTCACGAAATGACAGTGTTATTCACATCCTTGTGGAAATGACCACAGCCCAGGGTGTTCACAGCTACCTGGGCTCTCCTTTCTGGATCCACCAGGCAG TGGTCATCCCCACTCCAAACTTACATTGGAGGGAGGTCTCCAGTGGGCAGCTGGAATTGGAATGGCAGCACTCATCATCCTGGGCATCCCAGGAGACCTGCTATCAGCTGCGATACACAGGAGAAGGCCATCAGGACTGGAAG GTGTTGGAGCCACCTCTCGGGGCCCAGGGAGAGACCCTGGAGCTGCGCCCACGCTCTCGCTACCGTTTACAGCTGCGCGCCAGGCTCCACGGCCCCACCTACCAAGGACCCTGGAGCGCCTGGTCTGACCCAGTCAGGGTGGAGACGGCCTCCGAGACGG CCTGGATCTCCTTGGTGACCAGTCTGCTCCTGGTGCTAGCCCTCAGCGTCCTCCTGGGCCTGCTGCTGCTGAGGTGGCAGTTTCCTGCGCACTACAG GAGTCTGAggcatgccctgtggccttcactCCCAGACTTGCACCGGGTCCTAGGCCAGTACCTTACGGATGCCACAGCCCTGAGTCCG CCCAAGACTACAGTCTCAGATGCCTATGAAGAAGTAGAACCCAGCCTCCTTGAAATTCTACCTAAGTCCTCAGAGAAGACTCCTTTGCCCCTGTATTCCTCCCAGGCCCAGATGGACTACCGAGGACTGCCAACTTCTTGCCTGGGGACCATGCCCCTGTCTATGTGCCCATCCATGGTTGAGACAGGGTCTTACTGCACCACTCATATTGCCAACCATTCCTACTTGCCACTGAGCTGTTGGCAGGCCCCTTGCTCCCATTCCCCTGGACAGATCCAAACCCTCTAG
- the CDC20 gene encoding cell division cycle protein 20 homolog: MAQFVFESDLHSLLQLDAPIPNAPPARWQRKAKEGTGPVPSPMRAANRSHSAGRTPGRTPGKSSSKVQTTPSKPGGDRYIPHRSASQMEVASFLLSKENQPENSQTPTKKEHQKAWALNLNGFDVEEAKILRLSGKPQNAPEGYQNRLKVLYSQKATPGSSRKTCRYIPSLPDRILDAPEIRNDYYLNLVDWSSGNVLAVALDNSVYLWSASSGDILQLLQMEQPGDYVSSVAWIKEGNYLAVGTSSAEVQLWDVQQQKRLRNMTSHSARVGSLCWNSYILSSGSRSGHIHHHDVRVAEHHVATLSGHSQEVCGLRWAPDGRHLASGGNDNLVNVWPSAPGEGGWVPLQTFTQHQGAVKAVAWCPWQANVLATGGGTSDRHIRIWNVCSGACLSAVDAHSQVCSILWSPHYKELISGHGFAQNQLVIWKYPTMAKVAELKGHTARVLSLTMSPDGATVASAAADETLRLWRCFELDPARRREREKASAAKSSLIHQGIR, encoded by the exons ATGGCGCAGTTCGTGTTCGAGAGTGACCTGCACTCGCTGCTGCAGCTGGACGCACCCATCCCCAATGCACCCCCCGCGCGCTGGCAGCGCAAAGCTAAGGAAGGCACGGGGCCGGTCCCCTCGCCCATGCGGGCCGCCAACCGATCCCACAGCGCCGGCAGGACCCCGGGCCGAACTCCCG GCAAATCCAGCTCCAAGGTTCAGACTACTCCCAGCAAACCTGGTGGTGACCGTTATATCCCCCATCGCAGTGCTTCCCAAATGGAGGTGGCCAGCTTCCTCCTGAGTAAGGAAAACCAACCTGAAAACAGCCAGACGCCCACCAAGAAG GAACATCAGAAAGCTTGGGCTTTGAACCTGAACGGTTTTGATGTGGAGGAAGCCAAAATCCTTCGGCTCAGTGGAAAACCACAGAATGCCCCAGAAG GTTACCAGAACAGATTGAAAGTACTCTATAGCCAGAAAGCCACGCCTGGCTCCAGCCGGAAGACCTGCCGTTACATTCCTTCCCTGCCAGACCGTATCCTGGATGCCCCTGAAATCCGGAATGACTACT ACCTGAACCTTGTGGATTGGAGCTCTGGGAATGTACTGGCTGTGGCGTTGGATAACAGTGTGTACTTGTGGAGTGCTAGCTCTGGTGACATCTTGCAGCTGCTACAAATGGAGCAGCCTGGGGACTATGTATCTTCTGTGGCCTGGATCAAAGAGGGCAACTACCTGGCTGTGGGAACCAGCAGTGCTGAGGTGCAG CTATGGGATGTGCAACAGCAGAAACGGCTTCGAAACATGACCAGTCATTCTGCCCGAGTAGGCTCACTATGTTGGAATAGCTATATCCTGTCCAG TGGTTCACGCTCTGGCCACATCCACCATCATGATGTTCGGGTAGCAGAGCATCATGTGGCCACACTCAGTGGCCATAGCCAGGAAGTGTGTGGGTTGCGCTGGGCCCCAGATGGACGCCATTTGGCCAGTGGCGGCAACGATAACTTGGTCAATGTGTGGCCTAGTGCTCCTGGAGAGGGTGGCTGGGTACCCCTGCAGACATTCACCCAGCATCAAGGGGCTGTCAAG GCTGTAGCTTGGTGTCCTTGGCAGGCCAATGTTCTGGCAACTGGCGGGGGTACCAGTGATCGACACATTCGCATTTGGAACGTCTGCTCTGGGGCCTGTCTGAGTGCTGTGGATGCCCATTCCCAG GTGTGCTCCATCCTCTGGTCTCCCCACTATAAGGAGCTCATCTCAGGCCATGGCTTTGCCCAAAACCAGCTGGTTATTTGGAAGTACCCAACCATGGCCAAGGTGGCTGAGCTCAAAG GTCACACAGCCCGGGTCCTAAGTCTGACCATGAGCCCAGATGGGGCCACAGTGGCCTCAGCAGCGGCCGACGAGACCCTGCGGCTGTGGCGCTGCTTTGAGTTGGATCCTGCACGGCGGCGGGAGCGGGAGAAAGCCAGTGCGGCCAAAAGCAGCCTCATCCACCAAGGCATCCGCTGA
- the ELOVL1 gene encoding elongation of very long chain fatty acids protein 1 isoform X1, producing MRKWQAGWLRGLLSGPAPSEPSTTACLASTESLARMEAVVNLYWEMMKYADPRIQGYPLMGSPLVMTSILLTYVYFVVSLGPRIMANRKPFQLRGFMIVYNFSLVALSLYIVYEFLMSGWLSTYTWRCDPVDYSNSPEALRMVRVAWLFLFSKFIELMDTVIFILRKKDGQVTFLHVFHHSVLPWSWWWGVKIAPGGMGSFHAMINSSVHVIMYLYYGLSALGPVAQPYLWWKKHMTAIQLIQFVLVSLHISQYYFMASCNYQYPVIIHLVWMYGTIFFLLFSNFWYHSYTKGKRLPRVLQQNGAPGTAKVKAN from the exons ATGAGGAAGTGGCAGGCAGGCTGGCTCCGGGGACTTCTCTCTGGCCCTGCTCCCTCCGAGCCCTCCACTACTGCCTGCCTGGCCTCCACTG AGTCCTTAGCCAGGATGGAGGCTGTTGTGAACTTGTACTGGGAGATGATGAAGTATGCAG ATCCCCGGATCCAGGGCTATCCTCTGATGGGGTCCCCCCTGGTAATGACCTCCATCCTCCTGACCTACGTGTACTTCGTTGTCTCACTTGGGCCTCGAATCATGGCCAATCGGAAGCCCTTCCAGCTCCGTGGCTTCATGATTGTTTACAACTTCTCACTGGTGGCACTCTCCCTCTACATTGTCTATGAG TTCCTGATGTCTGGCTGGCTGAGTACCTACACCTGGCGCTGTGACCCTGTGGATTATTCCAACAGCCCAGAGGCACTGAGG ATGGTTCGAGTGGCCTGGCTCTTTCTCTTCTCCAAGTTCATTGAGCTCATGGACACA GTGATTTTTATTCTCCGAAAAAAAGATGGACAGGTGACCTTCCTACATGTCTTCCACCATTCAGTGCTTCCCTGGAGCTGGTGGTGGGGGGTAAAAATTGCCCCAG GTGGAATGGGCTCTTTCCACGCCATGATAAACTCCTCTGTGCATGTCATCATGTACCTGTACTATGGATTGTCTGCCCTTGGCCCTGTGGCTCAGCCCTACCTGTGGTGGAAAAAGCACATGACAGCCATCCAGCTG ATCCAGTTTGTCCTGGTCTCACTGCACATCTCCCAGTATTACTTCATGGCCAGCTGTAACTACCAGTACCCTGTCATCATCCACCTGGTCTGGATGTATGGTACCATCTTCTTCCTGCTCTTCTCCAATTTCTGGTATCACTCTTATACCAAAGGCAAACGGCTGCCTCGTGTACTTCAACAAAATGGAGCTCCAGGTACTGCCAAAGTCAAGGCCAACTGA
- the ELOVL1 gene encoding elongation of very long chain fatty acids protein 1 isoform X3, protein MQFLMSGWLSTYTWRCDPVDYSNSPEALRMVRVAWLFLFSKFIELMDTVIFILRKKDGQVTFLHVFHHSVLPWSWWWGVKIAPGGMGSFHAMINSSVHVIMYLYYGLSALGPVAQPYLWWKKHMTAIQLIQFVLVSLHISQYYFMASCNYQYPVIIHLVWMYGTIFFLLFSNFWYHSYTKGKRLPRVLQQNGAPGTAKVKAN, encoded by the exons ATGCAG TTCCTGATGTCTGGCTGGCTGAGTACCTACACCTGGCGCTGTGACCCTGTGGATTATTCCAACAGCCCAGAGGCACTGAGG ATGGTTCGAGTGGCCTGGCTCTTTCTCTTCTCCAAGTTCATTGAGCTCATGGACACA GTGATTTTTATTCTCCGAAAAAAAGATGGACAGGTGACCTTCCTACATGTCTTCCACCATTCAGTGCTTCCCTGGAGCTGGTGGTGGGGGGTAAAAATTGCCCCAG GTGGAATGGGCTCTTTCCACGCCATGATAAACTCCTCTGTGCATGTCATCATGTACCTGTACTATGGATTGTCTGCCCTTGGCCCTGTGGCTCAGCCCTACCTGTGGTGGAAAAAGCACATGACAGCCATCCAGCTG ATCCAGTTTGTCCTGGTCTCACTGCACATCTCCCAGTATTACTTCATGGCCAGCTGTAACTACCAGTACCCTGTCATCATCCACCTGGTCTGGATGTATGGTACCATCTTCTTCCTGCTCTTCTCCAATTTCTGGTATCACTCTTATACCAAAGGCAAACGGCTGCCTCGTGTACTTCAACAAAATGGAGCTCCAGGTACTGCCAAAGTCAAGGCCAACTGA
- the ELOVL1 gene encoding elongation of very long chain fatty acids protein 1 isoform X2 produces MEAVVNLYWEMMKYADPRIQGYPLMGSPLVMTSILLTYVYFVVSLGPRIMANRKPFQLRGFMIVYNFSLVALSLYIVYEFLMSGWLSTYTWRCDPVDYSNSPEALRMVRVAWLFLFSKFIELMDTVIFILRKKDGQVTFLHVFHHSVLPWSWWWGVKIAPGGMGSFHAMINSSVHVIMYLYYGLSALGPVAQPYLWWKKHMTAIQLIQFVLVSLHISQYYFMASCNYQYPVIIHLVWMYGTIFFLLFSNFWYHSYTKGKRLPRVLQQNGAPGTAKVKAN; encoded by the exons ATGGAGGCTGTTGTGAACTTGTACTGGGAGATGATGAAGTATGCAG ATCCCCGGATCCAGGGCTATCCTCTGATGGGGTCCCCCCTGGTAATGACCTCCATCCTCCTGACCTACGTGTACTTCGTTGTCTCACTTGGGCCTCGAATCATGGCCAATCGGAAGCCCTTCCAGCTCCGTGGCTTCATGATTGTTTACAACTTCTCACTGGTGGCACTCTCCCTCTACATTGTCTATGAG TTCCTGATGTCTGGCTGGCTGAGTACCTACACCTGGCGCTGTGACCCTGTGGATTATTCCAACAGCCCAGAGGCACTGAGG ATGGTTCGAGTGGCCTGGCTCTTTCTCTTCTCCAAGTTCATTGAGCTCATGGACACA GTGATTTTTATTCTCCGAAAAAAAGATGGACAGGTGACCTTCCTACATGTCTTCCACCATTCAGTGCTTCCCTGGAGCTGGTGGTGGGGGGTAAAAATTGCCCCAG GTGGAATGGGCTCTTTCCACGCCATGATAAACTCCTCTGTGCATGTCATCATGTACCTGTACTATGGATTGTCTGCCCTTGGCCCTGTGGCTCAGCCCTACCTGTGGTGGAAAAAGCACATGACAGCCATCCAGCTG ATCCAGTTTGTCCTGGTCTCACTGCACATCTCCCAGTATTACTTCATGGCCAGCTGTAACTACCAGTACCCTGTCATCATCCACCTGGTCTGGATGTATGGTACCATCTTCTTCCTGCTCTTCTCCAATTTCTGGTATCACTCTTATACCAAAGGCAAACGGCTGCCTCGTGTACTTCAACAAAATGGAGCTCCAGGTACTGCCAAAGTCAAGGCCAACTGA